The following proteins come from a genomic window of Solwaraspora sp. WMMA2065:
- a CDS encoding vitamin K epoxide reductase family protein, whose product MRRQGKPAERIRGRPTGVGRASDRAAERISDDLRLVDTPTLRRRRWSAGLTLLAAGAYAVVATYQYGLVRHLPEPALPWLDADRVDASGEAYAAGHTPDTALALANAGVTLVLIGTGDADRATRQPWRPLFAAGKAAGDAAAGAWLFAEQLSRHRRICGWCSLAAAATTVAAALTVPEATQAWRHLRSRPA is encoded by the coding sequence ATGAGACGACAGGGAAAGCCCGCCGAGCGGATCCGGGGCCGACCCACCGGCGTCGGGCGGGCATCGGACCGGGCAGCCGAACGGATCAGCGACGACCTGCGTCTGGTCGACACGCCGACGCTGCGGCGACGGCGGTGGTCGGCCGGGCTGACCCTGCTTGCGGCCGGCGCCTACGCGGTGGTCGCCACCTACCAGTACGGCCTGGTGCGGCACCTGCCGGAGCCGGCGCTGCCCTGGCTGGACGCCGATCGGGTGGACGCCAGCGGCGAGGCGTACGCCGCCGGACACACCCCGGATACCGCGCTCGCGCTGGCAAACGCCGGCGTCACCCTCGTCCTGATCGGGACGGGCGACGCCGACCGGGCGACCCGCCAACCGTGGCGGCCGTTGTTCGCCGCCGGCAAGGCGGCCGGTGACGCCGCCGCCGGGGCCTGGCTCTTCGCCGAACAGCTCAGCCGGCACCGCCGGATCTGCGGCTGGTGCAGCCTGGCCGCCGCCGCCACGACCGTGGCCGCAGCGCTCACCGTGCCGGAAGCCACCCAGGCGTGGCGCCACCTCCGTAGCCGTCCGGCATGA
- a CDS encoding NAD(P)/FAD-dependent oxidoreductase: protein MTVHQRHARRVVVVGGGHNGLVAACYLARSGWRTQVLEQSDKLGGGARTEELLPGHRFNTHSAAHNIINATGIVEDLRLRDAGLVYREMDPFSIAAFRDGTIVRFHRSVESTVESIAEVDRRAARRYAAWMRQAWPVVTAMRTMLDPGTSTMQRLRRMPGLVAAGGRAVARNGGPVGLARTLLAPYGRVLREQFDTELVRAPVAAFAAHASASPQQVGGATFALWQAFYHQVGQWHPVGGSQALTDALATRLASYGGSWRVNAPVARIRRTGPGTDRVTGVELADGARITADAVLTAIDPRTALLDLLDPPLTGPVADRLRAAGRGNAVQSLVLLATTGLPGYPQARPGDWNGLQSYVDSLDSLSAGFAQAEAGQLPDDPVPTYAFTPSALDDSLAPPGRHTVYLACPCSPYQVRGGWDAAREEFADRMVAAVEARAPGFAASVVDRVTHTPADMARQLRWPGAHPMHLDISLDQLAMLRPTPDLAGHRTPLTGLVVSGAGTAPVGGIAGLPGRDAAYALITRPPAPGGPAGRRWP from the coding sequence ATGACGGTCCACCAGCGGCACGCACGCCGGGTCGTCGTGGTCGGCGGCGGCCACAACGGCCTGGTCGCCGCCTGCTACCTGGCCCGCAGCGGCTGGCGGACGCAGGTGCTGGAGCAGTCCGACAAGCTGGGCGGCGGCGCCCGGACCGAGGAACTGCTGCCGGGCCACCGCTTCAACACCCACTCCGCCGCGCACAACATCATCAACGCCACCGGCATCGTCGAGGACCTACGGCTGCGGGACGCCGGGCTGGTCTACCGCGAGATGGACCCGTTCTCCATCGCGGCGTTCCGCGACGGCACGATCGTCCGGTTCCACCGCAGCGTCGAGTCCACCGTCGAGTCGATCGCCGAGGTCGACCGGCGGGCCGCGCGGCGGTACGCGGCCTGGATGCGCCAGGCGTGGCCGGTCGTCACCGCGATGCGGACCATGCTGGACCCCGGCACCAGCACGATGCAGCGTCTGCGGCGGATGCCGGGCCTGGTGGCGGCAGGTGGCCGGGCGGTGGCCCGCAACGGCGGGCCGGTCGGGCTGGCCCGGACCCTACTGGCACCGTACGGGCGGGTGCTGCGGGAACAGTTCGACACCGAGCTGGTCCGGGCACCGGTGGCGGCGTTCGCCGCACACGCCTCCGCCTCACCGCAGCAGGTCGGCGGGGCCACCTTCGCGTTGTGGCAGGCGTTCTACCACCAGGTCGGGCAGTGGCATCCGGTCGGCGGGTCGCAGGCGTTGACCGACGCGCTCGCCACCCGGCTGGCCAGCTACGGCGGCAGTTGGCGGGTGAACGCGCCGGTGGCCCGGATCCGGCGCACCGGGCCCGGCACCGACCGGGTCACCGGGGTCGAGCTGGCCGACGGTGCGCGGATCACCGCCGACGCGGTGCTCACCGCCATCGACCCGCGCACCGCCCTGCTCGACCTGCTGGATCCGCCGCTGACCGGCCCGGTTGCCGACCGGCTACGGGCCGCCGGGCGCGGCAACGCCGTACAGAGCCTGGTCCTGCTGGCCACCACCGGGCTGCCCGGCTACCCGCAGGCCCGGCCCGGCGACTGGAACGGACTGCAGTCGTACGTGGACAGCCTGGACTCGCTGTCCGCCGGGTTCGCCCAGGCCGAAGCCGGTCAACTGCCGGACGATCCGGTGCCGACGTACGCGTTCACGCCGTCGGCGCTCGACGACAGCCTCGCCCCGCCTGGCCGGCACACCGTTTACCTGGCGTGCCCCTGCTCCCCGTACCAGGTGCGGGGCGGTTGGGACGCCGCCCGGGAGGAGTTCGCCGACCGGATGGTCGCCGCCGTCGAGGCGCGGGCACCCGGGTTCGCCGCCAGTGTCGTCGACCGGGTGACGCACACCCCGGCCGACATGGCCCGGCAACTGCGCTGGCCCGGCGCGCACCCGATGCATCTGGACATCAGCCTGGACCAGCTGGCGATGCTGCGCCCGACGCCGGACCTGGCCGGCCACCGCACCCCGCTGACCGGGCTGGTGGTGTCCGGGGCGGGCACTGCCCCGGTCGGCGGCATCGCCGGACTGCCGGGCCGCGACGCGGCGTACGCGTTGATCACCCGGCCGCCCGCGCCGGGCGGGCCCGCCGGCCGCCGATGGCCGTGA
- a CDS encoding FAD-dependent oxidoreductase yields MTGGHDLVVIGGGAAGLGAARAAAGAGARALLVTDGPPGGDCTFTGCVPSKTLIEAAGRGLPFDDAVRRMRSVIAQIAATEDAAALHAEGIEVRRGRARFVAPGRIDVDGTVLAARRYVVATGAVPAVPSVPGLAEVPYLTTETVFDLAAAPGSLIVLGGGPVGCELAQTYARFGTRVTIVEAADRLLPGHEPAVSAVIADVFAREGVTLCLGAQVIEAGTTVGGVTLRLADGRQVHGDRLLVAAGRRPTTDGLDLPAAGIAVDDRGYVVTDAHLATTAPGGYAAGDVTGRMPFTHAAFAMGRIAAGNALSRRRQRYDPAATPWVVFTDPEVARVGLTEAQSVDRGGRVAYLPMTEMDRAVTAGATDGFVTLVAGPRRLLGNLGGGRILGATVVAGRAGEMIHEPALAMASGMFAGRLAQATHAYPTWSYGIQLAAAQFVTAIGGRRARPARAAG; encoded by the coding sequence GTGACCGGCGGACACGACCTGGTGGTGATCGGCGGCGGGGCCGCCGGTCTCGGCGCGGCCCGCGCCGCCGCCGGAGCCGGTGCCCGGGCGCTGCTGGTCACCGACGGGCCGCCCGGTGGCGACTGCACGTTCACCGGCTGCGTGCCGTCGAAGACGCTGATCGAGGCGGCCGGGCGCGGCCTGCCGTTCGACGACGCCGTACGACGGATGCGATCGGTGATCGCGCAGATCGCCGCCACCGAGGACGCCGCCGCGCTGCACGCCGAGGGAATCGAGGTACGCCGGGGTCGGGCCCGGTTCGTCGCGCCGGGGCGGATCGACGTCGACGGCACCGTGCTGGCCGCCCGCCGCTACGTCGTCGCCACCGGAGCCGTACCGGCGGTCCCGTCGGTGCCGGGGCTGGCCGAGGTCCCGTACCTGACCACCGAGACGGTCTTCGACCTCGCGGCGGCACCCGGGTCGCTGATCGTGCTCGGCGGCGGCCCGGTCGGCTGCGAACTCGCCCAGACGTATGCCCGGTTCGGCACACGGGTGACCATCGTCGAGGCCGCCGACCGGCTGCTGCCCGGCCACGAACCGGCGGTCTCGGCGGTGATCGCCGACGTGTTCGCTCGCGAAGGGGTCACGCTGTGCCTCGGTGCGCAGGTCATCGAAGCGGGCACCACCGTCGGCGGCGTGACGCTGCGGCTGGCCGACGGCCGACAGGTCCACGGCGACCGGCTGCTGGTCGCGGCCGGTCGCCGGCCGACCACCGACGGGCTCGACCTGCCGGCCGCCGGGATCGCCGTCGACGACCGGGGGTACGTGGTCACCGACGCCCATTTGGCCACGACCGCGCCCGGCGGGTACGCCGCCGGGGACGTCACCGGCCGGATGCCGTTCACCCACGCCGCGTTCGCCATGGGGCGGATCGCCGCCGGCAACGCGCTGTCGCGTCGCCGGCAGCGCTACGACCCGGCCGCCACGCCGTGGGTGGTCTTCACCGACCCGGAGGTGGCCCGGGTCGGGCTGACCGAGGCACAGTCGGTCGACCGGGGCGGCCGGGTGGCGTACCTGCCGATGACGGAGATGGACCGGGCGGTGACCGCCGGCGCGACCGACGGGTTCGTCACCCTGGTCGCCGGGCCGCGTCGGCTGCTGGGCAACCTCGGCGGCGGCCGGATCCTCGGAGCCACCGTCGTCGCCGGCCGGGCCGGCGAGATGATCCATGAACCGGCGCTGGCGATGGCCAGCGGCATGTTCGCCGGCCGCCTCGCCCAGGCCACCCACGCCTACCCCACCTGGTCGTACGGGATCCAGCTGGCCGCCGCCCAGTTCGTCACGGCCATCGGCGGCCGGCGGGCCCGCCCGGCGCGGGCGGCCGGGTGA
- a CDS encoding methyltransferase domain-containing protein yields the protein MDGPTVSADTERDAETDAKACCAAAYGSDVVALLLGESYHPGGLALTRRLADRLALRPGAAVLDVASGRGATALLLARSYGADVTGVDLSAANVSAATQAAAATGTADARGSVRFQLGDAERLPVPDAAFDAVVCECAFCTFPDKATAAAEFARVLRPGGRLGLTDVTVDQARLPAELAGLGGWIACVADARPLAEYAELLAAAGLRVTYTEHHDAAVAAMLDQIEARLTLVRMTARDRAEAAGLDFAQAPAVLAAARAAIAERIIGYGLLVAARP from the coding sequence GTGGACGGTCCCACTGTCTCCGCCGACACGGAGAGGGACGCGGAGACTGACGCGAAGGCGTGCTGCGCCGCCGCGTACGGCTCCGACGTCGTCGCGTTGCTGCTCGGCGAGTCGTACCACCCGGGCGGTCTGGCGTTGACCCGGCGGCTGGCCGACCGGCTCGCGTTGCGTCCCGGCGCGGCCGTGCTCGACGTGGCCAGCGGGCGCGGCGCCACCGCGCTGCTGCTGGCCCGTTCATACGGAGCCGACGTCACCGGCGTCGACCTGTCGGCGGCCAACGTGTCCGCCGCGACGCAGGCGGCTGCCGCGACCGGGACGGCAGATGCCCGGGGATCGGTGCGGTTCCAGCTCGGCGACGCCGAGCGGCTGCCGGTGCCCGACGCGGCGTTCGACGCGGTGGTCTGCGAATGCGCCTTCTGCACGTTCCCCGACAAGGCCACCGCCGCCGCAGAGTTCGCCCGGGTGCTGCGGCCGGGCGGGCGGCTCGGCCTCACCGACGTCACCGTCGACCAGGCCCGGCTGCCGGCGGAACTCGCCGGGCTCGGCGGCTGGATCGCCTGTGTCGCCGACGCCCGCCCGCTGGCCGAGTACGCCGAGCTGCTGGCCGCCGCCGGGCTGCGGGTGACGTACACCGAACACCACGACGCCGCCGTCGCCGCCATGCTGGACCAGATCGAGGCCCGGCTGACGCTGGTCCGGATGACCGCCCGGGACCGGGCCGAGGCGGCCGGGCTGGACTTCGCCCAGGCACCGGCGGTGCTGGCCGCCGCCCGCGCGGCGATCGCCGAGCGGATCATCGGGTACGGCCTGCTGGTGGCGGCGAGACCGTGA